Proteins from a genomic interval of Gopherus evgoodei ecotype Sinaloan lineage chromosome 7, rGopEvg1_v1.p, whole genome shotgun sequence:
- the NPM3 gene encoding nucleoplasmin-3 isoform X2, whose protein sequence is MAALLQLESREAGLCLGKFVFGCELTGNTRSYTFKVDEDDNSEHILALSMVCLTDGAKDECNVVEVVGRNRQNQEIAVPVANLKLSCQPALSLDNFQLQPPVTFHLKSGSGPVHLSGRHQIMHRRAPSEEEESVEEEEEELTPIMPAKKQRRRQ, encoded by the exons ATGGCCGCCTTGCTGCAGCTGGAGAGCCGGGAGGCCGGGCTCTGCCTCGGCAAGTTCGTCTTCG GCTGCGAGTTGACGGGCAATACCAGGTCGTATACCTTTAAGGTGGATGAAGATGACAACTCTGAGCATATCCTGGCCCTGTCTATG GTCTGCCTGACAGACGGCGCGAAGGACGAATGCAACGTGGTGGAAGTCGTGGGGCGTAACCGTCAGAACCAGGAGATTGCTGTGCCAGTGGCCAATCTGAAGCTGTCGTGCCAACCTGCG CTCAGCCTGGACAACTTCCAGCTCCAACCACCTGTGACCTTCCACCTGAAATCCGGCTCCGGCCCCGTGCACCTCTCTGGACGGCACCAGATCA TGCACAGGAGGGCACCCTCGGAGGAAGAGGAGAgcgtggaagaggaggaggaagagctcaCCCCCATCATGCCAGCCAAGAAGCAGCGAAGGAGGCAGTAG
- the NPM3 gene encoding nucleoplasmin-3 isoform X1, with translation MAALLQLESREAGLCLGKFVFGCELTGNTRSYTFKVDEDDNSEHILALSMVCLTDGAKDECNVVEVVGRNRQNQEIAVPVANLKLSCQPAPGQLPAPTTCDLPPEIRLRPRAPLWTAPDHAQEGTLGGRGERGRGGGRAHPHHASQEAAKEAVAGRCCPGSGWSPAPGRLFFWDFSGLRVSLLLVCSCQAWGAPSH, from the exons ATGGCCGCCTTGCTGCAGCTGGAGAGCCGGGAGGCCGGGCTCTGCCTCGGCAAGTTCGTCTTCG GCTGCGAGTTGACGGGCAATACCAGGTCGTATACCTTTAAGGTGGATGAAGATGACAACTCTGAGCATATCCTGGCCCTGTCTATG GTCTGCCTGACAGACGGCGCGAAGGACGAATGCAACGTGGTGGAAGTCGTGGGGCGTAACCGTCAGAACCAGGAGATTGCTGTGCCAGTGGCCAATCTGAAGCTGTCGTGCCAACCTGCG CCTGGACAACTTCCAGCTCCAACCACCTGTGACCTTCCACCTGAAATCCGGCTCCGGCCCCGTGCACCTCTCTGGACGGCACCAGATCA TGCACAGGAGGGCACCCTCGGAGGAAGAGGAGAgcgtggaagaggaggaggaagagctcaCCCCCATCATGCCAGCCAAGAAGCAGCGAAGGAGGCAGTAGCTGGGAG gtgctgccctggctctggctggagccctgcCCCCGGACGGCTGTTCTTCTGGGACTTCTCTGGTTTACGTGTCAGTTTGCTGCTTGTTTGTTCCTGTCAGGCTTGGGGGGCTCCCTCCCATTGA